In one window of Ptiloglossa arizonensis isolate GNS036 chromosome 5, iyPtiAriz1_principal, whole genome shotgun sequence DNA:
- the LOC143147577 gene encoding uncharacterized protein LOC143147577 isoform X2 gives MGDDSFLEDLELVPTDVKNVSPYAMDRHVTSRSATSTPLQHLLPHKGENFHHKTEQSALTEKQSGTKELNVGDLKKLSEQDAKKQHIRIKVSERREMRSENKLKPIENKVKTDDKELAVSDNIKAKIRETRVKISESKIVAKDRTNRSGSCKENNQSSNVSVKENNRPPNCSKESASQVEICKDKGKSNSCAKKLDSKETDAVALLNAIKDIILDQTDELVNEMHPSKDSNRVRCLVEQNERLKEENIILQKRNEDLHKRLEEFEFLKQENVSLKLKCKELSKQ, from the exons ATGGGTGATGACTCTTTCTTGGAAGACTTGGAGTTAGTACCTACAGATGTCAAAAATGTTAGTCCTTACGCAATGGATCGACATGTGACATCAAGATCTGCTACATCCACTCCGCTACAACATTTGCTACCACATAAAGGAGAGAATTTCCATCATAAAACTGAACAAAGTGCATTGACTGAAAAGCAATCAGGTACTAAGGAATTAAATGTAGGTGATCTAAAAAAATTATCGGAACAAGATGCAAAGAAGCAACATATAAGAATAAAGGTGTCCGAAAGAAGGGAGATGCGAAGTGAAAACAAATTAAAACCAATTGAGAATAAAGTGAAAACAGATGATAAGGAGCTTGCAGTGTCAGATAATATTAAAGCAAAGATTCGAGAGACAAGAGTAAAaatttctgaaagtaaaattgtAGCAAAAGATCGAACTAATCGTTCTGGAAGTTGTAAAGAAAACAATCAGTCCTCGAATGTGTCtgtgaaagaaaataatagacCACCTAACTGTTCAAAAGAAAGTGCTTCTCAAGTGGAGATTTGTAAAGATAAAGGAAAAAGTAACAGTTGTGCTAAGAAGTTGGACTCGAAAGAAACTGATGCTGTTGCTTTGCTTAATGCTATTAAAGACATT ATATTAGACCAAACGGATGAATTAGTTAATGAAATGCATCCTAGTAAAGATTCGAATAGAGTAAGATGTTTGGTGGAACAGAACGAGagattaaaagaagaaaatattattttacaaaaacgaaacgaagatttGCACAAAAGGTTAGAAGAGTTTGAATTTTTGAAGCAAGAAAATGTATCGTTAAAGTTGAAGTGCAAGGAGTTGTCGAAACAATAG
- the LOC143147577 gene encoding uncharacterized protein LOC143147577 isoform X1: protein MGDDSFLEDLELVPTDVKNVSPYAMDRHVTSRSATSTPLQHLLPHKGENFHHKTEQSALTEKQSGTKELNVGDLKKLSEQDAKKQHIRIKVSERREMRSENKLKPIENKVKTDDKELAVSDNIKAKIRETRVKISESKIVAKDRTNRSGSCKENNQSSNVSVKENNRPPNCSKESASQVEICKDKGKSNSCAKKLDSKETDAVALLNAIKDIVSLYTKQESSNILRVMQELHFNSQANFIKQILDQTDELVNEMHPSKDSNRVRCLVEQNERLKEENIILQKRNEDLHKRLEEFEFLKQENVSLKLKCKELSKQ from the coding sequence ATGGGTGATGACTCTTTCTTGGAAGACTTGGAGTTAGTACCTACAGATGTCAAAAATGTTAGTCCTTACGCAATGGATCGACATGTGACATCAAGATCTGCTACATCCACTCCGCTACAACATTTGCTACCACATAAAGGAGAGAATTTCCATCATAAAACTGAACAAAGTGCATTGACTGAAAAGCAATCAGGTACTAAGGAATTAAATGTAGGTGATCTAAAAAAATTATCGGAACAAGATGCAAAGAAGCAACATATAAGAATAAAGGTGTCCGAAAGAAGGGAGATGCGAAGTGAAAACAAATTAAAACCAATTGAGAATAAAGTGAAAACAGATGATAAGGAGCTTGCAGTGTCAGATAATATTAAAGCAAAGATTCGAGAGACAAGAGTAAAaatttctgaaagtaaaattgtAGCAAAAGATCGAACTAATCGTTCTGGAAGTTGTAAAGAAAACAATCAGTCCTCGAATGTGTCtgtgaaagaaaataatagacCACCTAACTGTTCAAAAGAAAGTGCTTCTCAAGTGGAGATTTGTAAAGATAAAGGAAAAAGTAACAGTTGTGCTAAGAAGTTGGACTCGAAAGAAACTGATGCTGTTGCTTTGCTTAATGCTATTAAAGACATTGTAAGTTTGTATACAAAACAGGAAAGTTCAAATATTTTGAGAGTAATGCAAGAATTACACTTTAATTCTCAAGCAAATTTCATTAAGCAGATATTAGACCAAACGGATGAATTAGTTAATGAAATGCATCCTAGTAAAGATTCGAATAGAGTAAGATGTTTGGTGGAACAGAACGAGagattaaaagaagaaaatattattttacaaaaacgaaacgaagatttGCACAAAAGGTTAGAAGAGTTTGAATTTTTGAAGCAAGAAAATGTATCGTTAAAGTTGAAGTGCAAGGAGTTGTCGAAACAATAG
- the LOC143147575 gene encoding venom serine carboxypeptidase produces MKKIVLLQTSFLILFTIKDAAGFSNVYPKLKTYPLLDNEDVGKPLFLTPLIESNKIDEARNKALVQSKEMGDVSSYAGYFTINKKYNSNIFFWFFPAVSNPKTAPVVLWLQGGPGATSMFGLFMENGPFIVTANKTLQMRKYSWNQSHNLLYIDNPVGTGYSFTDSEEGYATNETDIGRDIHTMLVQFFKLFPELQYNDFYVTGESYAGKYVPAVSHAIKDFNMKAKTKINLKGLAIGNGLTDPENQLLYGDYLYQLGLIDSNGKDVFHKYEDKGRSLIQQKKYKEAFELFDMLLDGDLTSNPSLFTNLTGFHYYFNYLHTQDTNDSDYMSEWIQRGDIRRAIHVGNCTFEVESKIVENHLQEDIMQSLAILISDLTQHYRVLIYNGQLDIIVAYPLTENYLRNLKWSGAEKYKTAQRKLWWVGKELAGYTKTVDNLTEVLVRNAGHMVPSDQPLWALDLITRFTHNKSF; encoded by the exons ATGAAGAAAATTGTGCTTCTACAGACTTCTTTTCTCATTTTATTCACGATCAAAGATGCGGCAGGATTTTCAAACGTTTATCCTAAACTGAAAACTTATCCACTTCTTGATAATGAAGATGTTGGAAAACCTCTCTTCTTGACGCCGCTAATCGAAAGCAATAAAATAGATGAAGCTCGTAACAAAGCTCTTGTACAGTCTAAAGAAATGGGCGATGTCAGCAGTTATGCCGGTTACTTTACTAtcaataaaaaatacaactctaacatatttttttggttttttccAGCTGTG AGCAACCCTAAAACTGCACCTGTAGTACTATGGTTACAAGGTGGTCCCGGAGCTACCTCTATGTTTGGTTTATTTATGGAGAATGGTCCATTTATAGTAACTGCGAACAAGACTCTTCAAATGCGTAAATATTCTTGGAATCAGTCTCATAATTTATTGTATATCGATAATCCTGTTGGTACCGGATATAGCTTCACAGATAGTGAAGAAGGATATGCCACTAATGAAACAGACATTGGTAGGGATATTCATACTATGTTGGTGCAATTTTTTAAGTTATTCCCAGAACTGCAGTATAATGACTTTTATGTTACTGGTGAATCGTATGCTGGGAAATATGTACCTGCTGTATCTCATGCAATCAAAGATTTTAATATGAAggcaaaaacaaaaataaatttgaagggTTTAGCAATTGGAAATGGGTTAACCGATCCAGAGAATCAGTTGTTGTACGGAGATTATTTGTATCAATTGGGATTAATCGATTCAAATGGAAAAGATGTGTTTCATAAGTACGAAGACAAGGGTCGAAGTTTAATTcaacaaaaaaaatataagGAAGCTTTCGAATTGTTTGATATGCTTTTGGATGGCGATTTGACGAGTAATCCATCGTTATTTACTAATTTAACTGGATTTCATTATTACTTTAACTACTTGCACACCCAAGACACAAATGATTCTGATTATATGTCAGAATGGATTCAGAGAGGCGATATAAGGCGTGCTATACACGTTGGCAATTGTACATTTGAAGTTGAAAGCAAAATAGTAGAAAATCACTTACAAGAAGATATTATGCAGTCTCTGGCAATTCTCATATCGGACCTTACTCAACATTACAGAGTTCTAATATACAATGGGCAGCTTGATATTATTGTTGCGTATCCTCTGACAGAAAATTATTTACGCAATTTGAAATGGTCGGGtgcagaaaaatataaaacagcTCAGAGAAAATTATGGTGGGTTGGAAAAGAGCTAGCAGGTTACACAAAAACCGTTGATAATTTAACAGAAGTTTTGGTAAGAAATGCTGGGCACATGGTTCCTTCTGATCAGCCGCTATGGGCTCTCGATCTCATTACACGTTTTACTCACAATAAAAGTTTCTAA